The following proteins are co-located in the Paludibaculum fermentans genome:
- a CDS encoding VWA domain-containing protein produces the protein MKLRRFLGPTLVAAAVAMCGLLPAQTGPKKESGDTVSRPRKKASDDTAAEKPPETQSEKIPSKLQKKPGEKAEAGQPTFRSDTLTVSVDVAVLDNRGRFIPGIPAGNFRVLEDGVPQKVSGFTTGESPITLAMVIEFSNLYQQYWSYGWQETLTACYGFLQTLKPEDTVAVVAFDMRSEILSDFSTNRQDTYEAMARLRIPAFSESNLYDALTSVADRMSDIEGRKAILYIGSGMDTFSKITFDVTRRRLQTASVPIYALGTLQAMREYLDSHGYMGPIQRLDFLQADNQLRTFSKETGGQSWFPRFFGEYGGIFRQISEALRNTYSLSYQPTNTARDGKYRKIKVDLVDPRTDAPLKVTDEKGKPMKYTVVAKTGYQAPREVE, from the coding sequence ATGAAACTGCGCCGATTCCTGGGACCCACACTGGTAGCCGCGGCTGTCGCGATGTGCGGCCTGCTGCCCGCCCAAACCGGCCCGAAGAAAGAATCGGGCGACACAGTGTCGCGCCCCCGCAAGAAAGCCTCGGACGATACGGCCGCCGAGAAACCGCCGGAGACGCAAAGCGAGAAGATCCCCTCCAAACTGCAGAAGAAACCGGGCGAGAAGGCCGAAGCCGGCCAGCCCACGTTCCGCAGTGACACCTTGACGGTCAGTGTGGATGTGGCGGTGCTGGACAACCGCGGCCGGTTCATTCCGGGGATTCCCGCCGGCAACTTCCGCGTCCTGGAAGACGGGGTGCCGCAGAAGGTTTCGGGCTTTACCACCGGCGAGTCGCCCATCACTTTGGCCATGGTGATCGAGTTCAGCAATCTGTACCAACAGTACTGGTCTTACGGCTGGCAGGAGACCCTGACCGCCTGCTACGGCTTCCTGCAGACCCTGAAGCCCGAGGACACGGTGGCGGTGGTAGCGTTCGACATGCGCTCAGAGATCCTCAGCGACTTCTCCACCAACCGGCAGGACACCTACGAAGCCATGGCTCGGTTGCGGATCCCGGCGTTCTCGGAATCGAACCTGTACGATGCACTGACGAGTGTGGCCGACCGCATGAGCGACATCGAGGGCCGCAAGGCGATCCTCTACATCGGTAGCGGCATGGATACGTTTTCGAAGATCACGTTTGATGTGACGAGGCGGCGGCTGCAGACGGCCAGTGTGCCGATCTACGCCCTGGGCACGCTGCAGGCGATGCGTGAGTATCTGGATTCACACGGCTACATGGGCCCGATTCAGCGGCTCGACTTCCTGCAGGCCGACAACCAACTGCGGACGTTCTCGAAAGAGACTGGCGGACAATCCTGGTTCCCCCGTTTCTTTGGCGAATACGGCGGCATCTTCCGCCAGATCTCCGAAGCGCTGCGCAACACTTACTCGCTGTCCTACCAGCCGACGAATACGGCGCGCGATGGCAAGTACAGAAAGATCAAGGTTGATCTCGTGGACCCGCGGACGGACGCGCCGTTGAAGGTCACTGACGAGAAGGGCAAGCCGATGAAGTACACGGTGGTCGCCAAAACCGGGTACCAGGCT